Proteins encoded together in one Lathyrus oleraceus cultivar Zhongwan6 chromosome 5, CAAS_Psat_ZW6_1.0, whole genome shotgun sequence window:
- the LOC127080722 gene encoding ATP-dependent DNA helicase PIF1-like, which yields MANLRHNSQIVLATTSSGIAATLLPGDRTAHSRFGIPIDIEPISICKITKNCDLAKLIRITNAIIWDEAPMISRYCVEALDRSLQDIMNINAPFGGKIMIMGGDFRQVLHVIEKGSRGQMISACIVRSQLWATTKILHLRQNMRLIHDHEFAQFVIRIGDGNEPAKEDDMVKMSAEIVIPWEGENSIKKLIQHTFPQLENHGWDASYMVERAILTLKNCDVHMLNDMIINKFPGDEHILLSFDEVEGDTHNLYQQEYLHTIAPGHNAGKRAFLPRIKLKTTDGAGLPFVLIRKQFPVKLSFAITINKSQGQTIPNFGIYLPRHVFSHGQLYVALSKGVSRAATRVLIKDGKVEGEEGDFTKNIVFKEILLSQPQVFIHYV from the exons ATGGCAAATTTGAGACATAATAGTCAAATTGTCTTAGCAACAACTTCCTCAGGTATAGCTGCTACATTATTACCTGGTGATAGAACTGCACACTCTCGATTTGGGATCCCCATTGATATAGAGCCCATTTCTATTTGCAAAATAACAAAGAATTGTGACCTTGCAAAACTCATTAGAATAACCAATGCAATCATTTGGGATGAAGCACCCATGATAAGTAGATATTGTGTGGAAGCATTAGATCGATCACTGCAAGATATTATGAATATCAATGCTCCATTTGGTGGAAAAATAATGATCATGGGAGGAGATTTTCGCCAGGTGCTTCATGTTATTGAAAAAGGAAGTAGAGGACAAATGATTTCAGCGTGTATTGTTAGGTCTCAATTATGGGCCACCACAAAGATCCTACACTTGCGCCAAAATATGCGATTAATTCATGACCACGAGTTTGCACAGTTTGTAATAAGGATTGGAGATGGCAATGAACCCGCTAAAGAGGATGACATGGTCAAGATGTCTGCTGAAATTGTAATACCATGGGAAGGAGAAAACTCCATAAAAAAGCTTATACAACATACATTTCCCCAATTAGAAAACCATGGATGGGATGCTTCATATATGGTGGAGAGAGCCATACTTACTCTAAAAAATTGTGATGTACATATGTTGAATGACATGATTATTAATAAGTTCCCTGGAGATGAACATATTTTGTTATCTTTTGATGAGGTTGAGGGTGATACTCATAATCTATATCAACAGGAATACTTACACACAATTGCTCCTG GCCACAACGCTGGAAAAAGAGCTTTCTTGCCAAGAATTAAGCTCAAAACCACTGATGGTGCAGGACTTCCTTTTGTGCTTATTAGAAAACAGTTTCCTGTCAAACTAAGTTTTGCAATCACTATAAATAAATCACAAGGACAAACAATTCCAAATTTCGGAATTTATCTTCCACGACATGTTTTCAGTCACGGACAATTGTATGTTGCTTTATCAAAAGGTGTTTCGCGGGCTGCAACAAGAGTGCTAATTAAAGACGGAAAAGTAGAGGGGGAAGAAGGGGATTTTACCAAAAATATAGTTTTTAAAGAAATTTTGTTGTCACAACCTCAGGTATTTATCCATTATGTTTAA
- the LOC127080724 gene encoding uncharacterized protein LOC127080724, translating into MYVTEFQKRGLPHVHMLLILDTDDKLREPEEYDSVVKAEIPRHESEPELYEAVLKHMIHGSCGVLNQSSPCMKNGHCKKRYPKDFCEETRQGNDSYPEYMRRFSDPIFLNRNKSVDNRWVVPYNPWLLLKYDCHINVEICSIIKSIKYLYKYVYKGPDRVAMEVHRGTGMDDIQQYVDTRWICAPEALWKIFKFTLYKLYPSVERLQIHLPNHHQVRFYKHQRITDVLNDNQNAVTMLTEFFALNQMDPDARNYLYREIPEHYCWLKGVKKWQRRRTKRKVIGRIYTVSPSEGEKFYLRVLLSHLRGPTSWECLLTHNGSCFFTFKKEVEDWGLLESDNSIRECMLEASNMRMPYALRRLFVTILIFCEPTDVRGLFNEFHPYMVEDYQMTNIVVGNNFEDMLLRELRDLLLLHGKLIKNYDLPILTMETNEVGGVPTIIQEELSVQIPDEDIQSVEKLNNDQMSAYNIIMNAIHQKQSQFLLLMVLQEQVKLSFIEL; encoded by the coding sequence ATGTATGTAACCGAATTTCAGAAACGTGGACTACCACATGTGCATATGCTACTCATCTTGGATACTGATGACAAGTTACGGGAACCTGAAGAGTATGATAGTGTGGTGAAAGCAGAAATACCACGACATGAATCTGAACCAGAATTGTATGAAGCTGTGTTAAAACACATGATCCACGGGTCATGTGGAGTATTGAATCAAAGCTCTCCGTGTATGAAGAATGGTCATTGTAAAAAAAGATACCCAAAAGACTTTTGTGAAGAGACGCGTCAGGGAAATGACTCATATCCTGAGTACATGAGAAGGTTTAGTGATCCCATTTTTTTAAATAGAAATAAGTCTGTTGATAATAGATGGGTGGTTCCTTATAATCCATGGTTGTTGTTGAAGTACGATTGTCACATCAATGTTGAGATTTGCAGCATCATCAAAAGTATTAAATATTTGTATAAATATGTTTACAAAGGTCCTGATCGAGTTGCAATGGAGGTTCACAGAGGTACAGGTATGGATGATATTCAACAATATGTTGATACAAGATGGATTTGTGCTCCAGAGGCATTGTGGAAAATATTTAAATTCACACTTTACAAGTTATACCCCTCTGTTGAAAGACTACAAATCCACTTGCCAAATCATCATCAAGTGCGGTTCTATAAGCATCAAAGAATCACAGATGTACTAAATGATAACCAAAATGCAGTAACCATGCTCACTGAGTTCTTTGCACTAAACCAAATGGATCCAGATGCTAGGAATTATTTGTACAGAGAGATTCCAGAGCATTATTGTTGGCTAAAAGGGGTCAAAAAATGGCAGCGAAGACGGACAAAACGAAAAGTTATTGGTCGAATCTATACAGTATCTCCTTCAGAAGGTGAGAAATTTTATTTACGTGTTTTGTTGTCTCATTTAAGAGGTCCAACAAGCTGGGAATGCCTTCTTACACATAATGGTTCATGTTTTTTCACGTTCAAAAAAGAAGTTGAGGATTGGGGGTTATTAGAGAGTGACAATAGTATTCGTGAATGTATGCTTGAAGCATCAAATATGCGCATGCCATATGCTTTACGAAGGTTGTTTGTGACTATATTAATTTTTTGTGAACCAACTGATGTTAGAGGCCTATTTAATGAGTTTCATCCCTACATGGTGGAGGATTATCAAATGACAAATATTGTTGTGGGAAATAACTTTGAAGATATGTTATTGAGGGAATTGAGAGATCTTTTGCTGCTACATGGAAAACTAATCAAAAACTATGATCTTCCAATATTGACAATGGAAACAAATGAAGTCGGGGGAGTGCCAACAATTATTCAAGAAGAGTTGTCGGTCCAAATTCCAGATGAAGACATTCAATCAGTTGAGAAGTTAAATAATGACCAGATGAGTGCTTACAATATAATTATGAACGCCATCCACCAAAAACAAAGTCAATTTTTGTTGTTGATGGTCCTGCAGGAACAGGTAAAACTTTCCTTTATCGAACTATAA